Proteins co-encoded in one Methanobrevibacter olleyae genomic window:
- a CDS encoding transglutaminase domain-containing protein, with amino-acid sequence MASVSASDVSDINDNQNYLSTDEGSANEDMISQDLDLSSAKSDSNSNSELITSSNEESDNSKLESSNTVSDLLSNSNSTTDSNTTTKNSTTIVSSSSTVVNGNDYSVTLKDNNGNVLSGKKLIFTFNGNNYTETTNSQGIASLTINAKATNYIINVAFLGDGLYESSSISNKLTVSKTPTTIKSSTTSAIKGKSYSVVLKDKNGKLLSSKTVTLKFNAKTYKRTTNSKGIVSFKISGTVAKTYKLNYKFAGDDYYAPSSGSVSLKVKMPTKLTGSNAHIVKGSKYNVTLKDANGRVLSKKAVTFNINGKTYKRTTNSKGVANLKINLADGKSYDFKYTYAGSSYYGASSKKLSLYVKTPTKLTNSGSSVAKGKYYYITLKDFRGKVLPKQTVTIKYRGKTYKRTTNSKGVASLKINSAIGYSYKLTYKFAGNSYYGPSSGSLNLRTKMATSLTKSSSTILKGTAYKVTLKDGNGKALSKKTVTFTFNGKTYKRTTNSKGRVSLTINAAAGKTYKFSYKYAGDSYYNRSSSGTINLFVKIKSTFSNSGSSIMNNSSYVVSLKDGDGKALSGKTVSFTFDGNSFKNTTDSNGLAHLFIVESSPITSTLSYKFEGDNVYTASSGSVSLNVKSDKVFTFNQIVTAAKSLRDYVDKNAKIPATVSVNGINVNTSSFAYLMAKSVVNINNGKKYNVDVINISSNYSNGGNSSINADLDKSAYIALSNNLINYAQSNERLPNYISTNVGLISPDLYIFGLSKALDFYSNMGRLPKYITLDTDDVDGKVNQIVIKKGNLSQYKKGLNEVQSLSSSEIAKYLKSSGNDALNDAIRNLANSLTSGKTSVWDKANAIFRYVRDNISYEFYSNTKYKATGTLSKKKGNCCDHANLIVALCRAADIPARYSHAKGCTFTSGLVTGHVWAQIYVDGVWYSADATSSRNELGNIRNWKTNSFNNLKQYDHLPF; translated from the coding sequence ATGGCTTCAGTATCAGCAAGTGATGTAAGTGACATAAATGATAATCAAAATTATCTTTCAACAGATGAGGGTTCAGCTAATGAAGATATGATAAGCCAAGATCTAGATTTATCTAGTGCTAAGTCAGATTCAAATAGTAATTCAGAGTTAATTACTAGTTCAAATGAAGAATCTGATAATTCAAAACTTGAATCTTCAAATACTGTATCTGATCTATTGTCTAATTCTAACAGTACAACAGATTCAAATACAACTACTAAGAATTCTACAACTATTGTAAGTTCTAGCTCAACAGTGGTTAATGGAAATGATTATTCTGTCACTTTAAAAGATAATAATGGGAATGTTTTATCTGGTAAGAAGTTAATTTTTACATTTAATGGAAATAACTATACTGAAACTACTAATTCTCAAGGAATTGCTAGTTTAACTATTAATGCAAAAGCAACTAATTATATTATTAATGTTGCTTTTCTTGGTGATGGATTATATGAAAGTTCATCTATTTCAAATAAATTAACTGTTAGTAAAACTCCAACAACTATTAAAAGTTCTACTACCTCAGCAATAAAAGGAAAATCTTATTCAGTTGTTTTAAAGGATAAAAATGGAAAACTTTTATCTTCTAAGACAGTAACTCTTAAGTTTAATGCTAAGACTTATAAGAGAACTACTAATTCTAAGGGTATTGTTAGCTTTAAAATTAGTGGTACAGTAGCAAAAACTTATAAATTGAATTATAAATTTGCTGGTGATGATTATTATGCACCTAGCTCTGGTTCAGTAAGTCTTAAAGTTAAAATGCCTACAAAGTTAACTGGATCTAATGCCCATATTGTTAAAGGTAGTAAATATAACGTTACTTTAAAAGATGCCAATGGTAGAGTTTTATCTAAAAAGGCTGTGACTTTCAATATTAATGGTAAGACCTATAAGAGAACCACTAACTCAAAGGGAGTTGCTAATTTAAAAATTAATCTTGCAGATGGAAAATCCTATGATTTTAAATATACATATGCAGGTAGCTCTTATTATGGAGCATCATCTAAAAAATTATCTTTATATGTTAAAACTCCCACTAAATTAACAAACTCTGGTAGTTCAGTAGCTAAAGGAAAGTATTATTATATTACTTTAAAGGATTTTAGAGGTAAAGTTTTACCTAAACAGACTGTTACCATTAAATACAGAGGGAAAACTTATAAGAGAACTACTAACTCAAAAGGAGTAGCTAGCTTAAAAATAAACTCAGCTATTGGTTACTCTTATAAACTCACTTATAAATTTGCTGGAAATAGTTATTATGGACCTAGCTCAGGTTCTCTAAATCTTAGAACTAAAATGGCTACAAGCTTAACTAAGTCTTCTTCAACTATCCTTAAAGGAACTGCTTATAAAGTTACTTTAAAAGATGGTAATGGTAAAGCTTTGTCTAAAAAGACTGTGACTTTTACTTTTAATGGTAAGACTTATAAGAGAACTACCAATTCTAAAGGTCGTGTTAGTTTAACTATTAATGCTGCAGCAGGTAAAACTTATAAATTTTCTTATAAATATGCTGGAGACTCCTACTATAATAGATCCTCTTCTGGAACTATTAATTTATTTGTAAAAATTAAAAGTACTTTTTCCAATTCTGGTAGTTCCATAATGAATAATAGTTCTTATGTTGTCAGTTTAAAAGATGGTGATGGTAAAGCTTTATCTGGTAAGACTGTAAGTTTTACCTTCGATGGAAATAGTTTTAAAAACACTACTGACTCAAATGGCCTTGCTCATTTATTTATTGTAGAAAGTTCTCCTATAACATCTACTTTATCTTATAAGTTTGAGGGAGATAATGTATATACCGCTTCATCTGGTTCTGTAAGTTTAAATGTTAAATCTGATAAAGTTTTTACATTTAATCAGATTGTTACAGCTGCTAAGTCTTTAAGGGATTATGTTGATAAAAATGCTAAAATCCCAGCAACTGTTTCAGTAAATGGTATTAATGTAAATACTAGTAGCTTTGCTTATTTGATGGCTAAATCTGTAGTTAATATTAACAACGGTAAAAAATATAATGTTGATGTTATCAACATTAGTTCTAATTATTCTAATGGCGGTAATTCTTCAATTAATGCAGATTTAGATAAATCAGCTTATATTGCATTATCTAATAATTTAATTAACTATGCTCAATCTAATGAGAGGCTTCCAAACTATATTAGCACTAATGTAGGATTAATATCTCCAGATTTATACATATTTGGCCTTTCAAAAGCTTTGGATTTCTATTCTAATATGGGAAGGTTGCCAAAGTATATAACCTTAGATACTGATGATGTTGATGGTAAAGTTAATCAAATAGTCATTAAAAAGGGTAATCTTTCCCAGTATAAAAAGGGTTTAAATGAAGTACAATCTCTTAGTTCTTCTGAGATTGCTAAATACTTAAAATCTTCTGGAAATGATGCACTTAATGATGCAATTAGGAATTTGGCAAATTCATTAACTTCAGGAAAAACTAGTGTTTGGGATAAAGCTAATGCAATTTTTAGGTATGTTAGAGATAATATAAGCTATGAATTTTATTCAAATACTAAGTATAAAGCAACAGGTACTTTGAGTAAGAAAAAAGGTAATTGTTGTGATCATGCAAACTTAATAGTAGCTCTCTGTAGAGCAGCTGATATACCAGCTAGATACTCACATGCTAAAGGATGTACTTTCACTAGTGGTTTAGTAACTGGACATGTATGGGCGCAAATCTATGTAGATGGTGTTTGGTACTCTGCAGATGCAACAAGTAGCAGAAATGAATTAGGTAATATTCGTAATTGGAAGACAAATTCATTTAATAATTTAAAACAATATGATCATTTACCTTTCTAA